A stretch of Coccidioides posadasii str. Silveira chromosome 2, complete sequence DNA encodes these proteins:
- a CDS encoding uncharacterized protein (BUSCO:237533at4751~EggNog:ENOG410PHS8~COG:O), with product MDVVAPEDIPVSFNDIGGLDDIIEELKESVIYPLTMPHLYRSSSSLLSAPSGVLLYGPPGCGKTMLAKALAHESGACFINLHISTLTEKWYGDSNKLVNAVFSLARKLEPSIVFIDEIDAVLGTRRSGEHEASGMVKAEFMTHWDGLTSANAMGQPQRVMILGATNRIQDIDEAILRRMPKKFPVTLPAAAQRRRILGLVLKDTKIERENFDVDLLVQAMAGMSGSDIKEACRDAAMVPVRELIRSKRGAGALINSMNPDEVRGLRTDDFFKKAGGVRPTNPYSEAIQRASHKLQSEKEWVTDSEPDNVEAESRIVPVADGPD from the coding sequence ATGGATGTTGTGGCCCCGGAGGATATCCCTGTTTCCTTCAATGACATTGGGGGCCTGGACGATATCATTGAAGAGCTGAAAGAGTCGGTGATATACCCGTTGACGATGCCCCATCTCTATCGATCGTCGTCCTCTCTTTTAAGTGCCCCGTCCGGTGTTCTCCTGTACGGCCCTCCGGGATGTGGCAAGACGATGCTGGCAAAAGCACTCGCGCATGAAAGTGGAGCTTGTTTCATCAACTTGCACATATCGACATTAACAGAGAAATGGTACGGAGATTCAAACAAACTGGTTAATGCCGTGTTCTCCCTCGCGAGAAAGCTGGAGCCGAGTATCGTGTTCATCGATGAGATCGATGCCGTACTAGGAACGAGACGGAGTGGCGAGCACGAGGCCAGCGGCATGGTGAAGGCTGAGTTCATGACACATTGGGATGGGCTGACTTCAGCAAATGCCATGGGCCAGCCACAACGCGTTATGATTCTTGGAGCAACAAATAGAATTCAAGACATCGACGAAGCCATCCTCCGACGAATGCCTAAAAAGTTCCCTGTTACCCTTCCCGCGGCCGCTCAGAGACGACGAATATTGGGGTTGGTTTTGAAGGACACAAAaattgagagagagaattTTGATGTGGACCTACTCGTCCAGGCTATGGCTGGCATGTCAGGGAGTGATATAAAAGAAGCCTGCCGCGATGCGGCCATGGTACCCGTCCGGGAACTCATCCGGAGCAAACGCGGTGCAGGCGCATTGATCAATTCCATGAACCCTGATGAAGTTCGAGGTTTGAGGACAGAcgacttcttcaaaaaagCAGGCGGTGTTAGGCCCACAAACCCCTATTCTGAAGCCATACAAAGAGCATCTCACAAGCTGCAGTCCGAGAAGGAATGGGTTACGGACTCAGAGCCTGATAATGTCGAGGCCGAATCTAGGATCGTTCCGGTCGCAGATGGACCTGACTAA
- a CDS encoding uncharacterized protein (EggNog:ENOG410PNGY~COG:S~BUSCO:10032at33183), which translates to MPKRKATSNLSGIVDGGIDDDGFLSAADQHDVASPPAKRMRGRPKSTATQATKTKTTTRKARSTVVVGPKRRGANGATAAKQRKANEAQIANAEAAHTLEEDEEASDDAHQLSEDELDSPETTATVPPKQEVKAAGRRGRREEPEKEVVKDGEFEYTPTGTRGNKPAPKSRRTGKRTALVARTPSAEPETEEQPIGEHGQEEDSFDIDEAAVAEAEESDSSLPLPSPLKRFLKGIPEPAPAATPSKGRRTGSNLDTGNESNEAMLKRKLTDVSKKLESMEARYRSLRQVGIVEASANVEKLRKQCESMTAASNALITSLKDELATQTELAQQSQTFRARLSERDDEVSELKSRVGSMSSDLSKAQNEIKALQAKLMAARNAATNEKPKVPGSTGKGGRATMAANAESAQALQIAQLKEDLYSDLTGLIVRDVKARDGDYLYDCIQTGLNGTLHFKLVVADDSDNKITTDLEAAEFQYMPLLDDNRDRNLLEILPEYLAVDITFSRQHASKFYSRVVDTLTKRRIDDS; encoded by the exons ATGCCGAAACGGAAAGCTACGTCAAACCTATCTGGAATCGTTGACGGGGGGATCGACGATGATGGGTTTTTGAGTGCTGCCGACCAGCACGATGTTGCTTCTCCGCCGGCGAAGCGCATGAGGGGTCGGCCCAAGTCAACTGCGACTCAAGCGACGAAGACGAAGACAACTACAAGAAAAGCGCGTTCCACCGTCGTCGTGGGACCGAAGCGACGCGGAGCGAACGGCGCGACGGCAGCAAAGCAGAGAAAAGCAAATGAAGCGCAGATAGCCAATGCAGAAGCTGCGCATACTTtagaagaagacgaagaggCTAGTGATGACGCACATCAATTGTCAGAGGATGAACTTGACTCTCCGGAAACCACGGCGACAGTGCCTCCAAAGCAGGAAGTCAAGGCAGCAGGACGACGTGGGAGGAGAGAAGAACCGGAGAAGGAAGTTGTGAAGGATGGTGAATTTGAATATACTCCTACGGGCACACGAGGGAATAAGCCCGCGCCAAAATCGAGACGGACGGGAAAGCGGACGGCCCTGGTGGCACGAACCCCTTCCGCAGAACCAGAAACAGAAGAGCAGCCTATTGGTGAGCACGGCCAAGAGGAGGATTCGTTTGACATTGACGAAGCGGCTGTTGCAGAAGCCGAAGAGAGCGATTCCTCCCTTCCACTTCCATCTCCGCTGAAAAGATTCTTAAAGGGAATTCCAGAACCAGCACCCGCCGCAACGCCCTCCAAGGGACGGAGAACGGGGAGTAATTTAGATACAGGAAATGAATCCAACGAAGCCATGTTAAAGCGGAAGCTGACCGATGTTTCTAAAAAGTTGGAGAGCATGGAAGCAAGATACCGCAGTTTAAGACAAGTAGGCATCGTTGAAGCTAGCGCCAATGTCGAAAAGCTACGAAAGCAATGTGAAAGCATGACTGCAG CTTCGAATGCCCTTATTACATCACTGAAAGATGAACTCGCTACACAAACGGAATTAGCCCAACAATCGCAAACCTTCCGAGCTCGACTCTCTGAACGAGATGATGAAGTTTCTGAACTCAAATCCAGGGTTGGGAGCATGTCCTCTGATCTGAGTAAGGCTCAAAATGAAATCAAAGCCTTACAAGCTAAACTCATGGCTGCTCGAAATGCGGCCACGAATGAAAAGCCGAAGGTTCCTGGCAGCACGGGTAAAGGAGGCCGAGCTACTATGGCTGCCAATGCCGAATCGGCACAAGCACTTCAGATCGCTCAACTAAAAGAAGACCTCTATAGCGATCTGACAGGTCTGATCGTCCGTGATGTAAAGGCAAGGGACGGAGATTATTTGTACGACTGCATCCAAACTGGACTCAATGGGA CTCTACATTTCAAATTGGTCGTTGCCGATGATTCTGATAACAAAATTACGACTGATCTTGAAGCAGCAGAATTCCAATACATGCCTCTTTTGGACGATAATCGTGATCGAAACCTCTTGGAAATCTTACCTGAATATCTTGCAGTGGACATTACCTTCTCGAGGCAACATGCTTCAAAGTTCTACAGTAGGGTTGTGGATACCCTCACTAAAAGACGGATAGATGACAGCTAG